A region from the Deltaproteobacteria bacterium genome encodes:
- a CDS encoding aminoglycoside phosphotransferase family protein, protein MTGSLAEHPAVKAWCESQHAGIAPQRIEVLKSKRKVATYRLDGIGPGGAAVIAKRCRAATAKVERMIYAEILPRLPVSALRYYGFVEAPDDEFCWLFLEEASREPYSPQRADHRALAGRWLGTLHVASLSADMKARLPDRGPSHYLRRLRDVRATLGEHLDNPALPADDSSLLRTVAAHCDTLESHWDEVEGCCAAMPRTLVHADFVIKNLRVRAGVSGPELLAFDWEFAHWGVPATDLAQIVGRAASPDLNVYGSVVQRDFGRLDARDIQRLADCGKLLRVVDELYWATTLIAGSSYKCFVRPLSNFRICEPELVAAFRAMKWAKYG, encoded by the coding sequence GTGACCGGATCGCTGGCCGAGCACCCGGCGGTCAAGGCGTGGTGTGAATCGCAACACGCCGGGATCGCACCGCAGCGCATCGAAGTTCTGAAATCCAAACGTAAAGTGGCCACCTACCGGCTGGACGGCATTGGACCGGGTGGCGCGGCGGTGATCGCCAAGCGCTGCCGGGCCGCGACGGCCAAGGTGGAGCGGATGATCTACGCGGAAATCCTTCCCCGCCTGCCGGTGTCCGCCTTGCGTTACTACGGGTTCGTGGAAGCGCCCGACGATGAGTTCTGTTGGCTGTTCCTCGAGGAGGCGAGCCGGGAGCCCTATTCGCCGCAGCGCGCCGATCATCGGGCGCTGGCCGGGCGTTGGTTGGGGACACTTCATGTCGCTTCGCTTTCCGCCGACATGAAGGCCCGCCTGCCGGACCGGGGACCGAGCCACTACCTGCGACGCCTGCGAGACGTCCGAGCCACGCTGGGCGAGCACCTCGACAATCCCGCCCTGCCCGCAGACGACTCGAGTCTGCTGCGAACCGTTGCGGCGCATTGTGACACGCTCGAATCGCACTGGGACGAAGTGGAGGGATGCTGTGCCGCGATGCCGCGCACGCTGGTACACGCCGACTTCGTGATCAAGAACCTGCGCGTCCGCGCCGGGGTGAGCGGCCCTGAACTGCTGGCCTTCGATTGGGAATTCGCTCACTGGGGCGTGCCGGCCACCGACTTGGCGCAGATCGTGGGGCGCGCCGCGAGTCCGGACCTGAACGTCTATGGCTCGGTCGTGCAGCGGGATTTTGGACGTCTGGACGCCCGCGACATCCAGCGGCTGGCCGACTGCGGTAAGCTCCTGCGGGTGGTGGACGAACTCTATTGGGCGACGACGCTCATCGCGGGCAGTTCTTACAAGTGTTTCGTCAGGCCCCTTTCGAACTTCAGGATTTGTGAACCTGAATTGGTCGCGGCCTTTCGCGCCATGAAGTGGGCCAAATATGGGTAA